Proteins from one Mycobacterium adipatum genomic window:
- a CDS encoding DUF3097 domain-containing protein produces the protein MSDRYGFDVLARNPHTPSRVRSVEHPAERGLVVEDPSSGFVGAVVRIENGRVELEDRNRRVRSFPLGPGFLVEGKPVILVKPKVTAAPARTASGSVAVSGAKARVALASRIYVEGRHDAELVEQVWGADLRIEGVVVEYLGGVDDLAAIVAEFRPGPGRRLGVLVDHLVAGSKESRIAAEATRVAGGHALVVGHPYIDIWQAVKPARVGLPQWPVIPRGIEWKHGICDALGWPHATQADIAGAWQRIRGRVRDWNDLEPALIGRVEELIDFVTA, from the coding sequence GTGAGTGATCGATACGGCTTCGATGTCCTGGCCCGCAATCCACACACCCCGTCGCGGGTCCGCTCCGTCGAGCACCCGGCCGAGCGGGGTCTGGTGGTGGAGGATCCGTCCAGCGGCTTCGTCGGCGCGGTGGTGCGCATCGAGAACGGCCGGGTCGAACTGGAGGACCGCAATCGCCGGGTGCGGTCGTTCCCGCTGGGGCCCGGCTTCCTGGTCGAGGGCAAGCCGGTCATCCTGGTCAAGCCGAAGGTGACCGCCGCGCCCGCCCGCACCGCGTCGGGGTCGGTGGCGGTGTCCGGTGCCAAGGCCAGGGTCGCACTCGCCAGCCGCATCTACGTGGAGGGCCGCCACGACGCCGAGCTGGTCGAGCAGGTGTGGGGCGCTGACCTGCGCATCGAGGGCGTCGTCGTGGAATACCTGGGCGGTGTCGATGATCTTGCGGCAATCGTGGCCGAGTTCAGGCCCGGCCCGGGGCGGCGCCTCGGCGTCTTGGTCGACCATCTGGTGGCCGGGTCGAAGGAGTCGCGGATCGCCGCCGAGGCGACGCGGGTGGCGGGCGGGCACGCGCTGGTGGTCGGGCATCCCTATATCGACATCTGGCAGGCCGTCAAACCCGCCCGGGTGGGCTTGCCACAGTGGCCGGTGATCCCGCGCGGTATCGAGTGGAAGCACGGCATCTGCGACGCGCTGGGCTGGCCGCACGCCACCCAGGCCGATATCGCCGGCGCCTGGCAGCGGATCCGGGGGCGGGTGCGGGACTGGAACGACCTGGAACCGGCGTTGATCGGGCGGGTCGAGGAGCTCATCGACTTCGTCACGGCCTAG
- a CDS encoding zinc-binding metallopeptidase family protein: protein MRDFNCPNCGQRLAFENSKCLSCGSRLGFSLDDMALLVIASEEESEHAGAVDEKQYRLCANLHLAECNWLVEKGPVVKLCASCALTRTRPHDADAGALAKFAAAEKAKRRVIAELHELKLPIVGRDEDPQFGLAFDLLSSVQEKVFTGHADGVITLDLAEGDDVHREQLRVAMEEPYRTLLGHFRHELGHYYFYRLVSPSPEYLAGFNDLFGDPDLDYQAALDRHYSEGAPQGWQSDYVSSYATMHPAEDWAETFAHYLHIRDTLDTAAAFSLAPAGATFDRRALGPSGFDTIIEMWLPLSWALNMVNRSMGRDDLYPFVLPAAVLEKMRFIHTVIDEITSSPAKLAAVGG, encoded by the coding sequence ATGCGGGATTTCAACTGCCCGAATTGCGGGCAGCGGTTGGCGTTCGAGAATTCGAAATGCCTGTCGTGCGGCTCCCGGCTCGGTTTCTCGCTCGACGATATGGCGTTGCTGGTGATCGCGTCCGAGGAAGAGAGCGAGCACGCCGGCGCGGTGGACGAGAAGCAGTACCGTTTGTGCGCGAATCTTCATCTGGCCGAATGCAACTGGCTGGTCGAGAAGGGGCCGGTGGTCAAGCTGTGCGCATCCTGCGCGCTGACCCGGACCCGGCCGCACGATGCCGACGCGGGGGCGCTGGCGAAGTTCGCCGCCGCCGAGAAGGCCAAGCGCCGGGTGATCGCCGAACTGCACGAACTCAAGCTGCCGATCGTCGGCCGCGATGAGGACCCGCAGTTCGGGCTCGCCTTCGACCTGCTGAGCAGCGTGCAGGAAAAGGTGTTCACCGGGCACGCCGACGGGGTGATCACCCTCGATCTCGCCGAGGGCGACGATGTGCACCGCGAACAGCTGCGCGTCGCGATGGAGGAGCCCTACCGCACCCTGCTCGGGCACTTCCGCCACGAACTCGGGCACTACTACTTCTACCGGCTGGTCAGCCCGTCGCCGGAGTATCTGGCCGGTTTCAACGACCTGTTCGGCGATCCGGACCTGGACTATCAGGCCGCGCTGGACCGGCATTACAGCGAGGGCGCCCCGCAGGGCTGGCAGAGCGACTACGTCTCGTCGTATGCGACCATGCACCCCGCCGAGGACTGGGCCGAGACCTTCGCCCACTACCTGCACATCCGCGACACCCTGGACACCGCGGCGGCCTTCAGCCTCGCCCCGGCGGGCGCCACCTTCGACCGAAGGGCATTGGGGCCCAGCGGTTTCGACACCATCATCGAGATGTGGCTGCCGCTGTCATGGGCGCTGAACATGGTCAACCGGTCGATGGGCCGCGACGACCTCTACCCGTTCGTGCTGCCGGCGGCCGTGCTGGAGAAGATGCGGTTCATCCACACGGTCATCGACGAGATCACCTCCTCGCCGGCCAAGCTCGCCGCCGTCGGCGGCTGA